In the Flavobacterium acetivorans genome, one interval contains:
- a CDS encoding GNAT family N-acetyltransferase: MNIRRGKAEDMKAVLGLIQELADFEKEPDAVLITVDDLIRDGFGANPLFHVFVAEIESDTKEIVGIALYYYRYSTWKGKILHLEDLVVKEKMRGTGLGYALYSEIIKQAKKDQVRRIDWHVLDWNTPAIEFYEKTGAKYLKDWSVVQMDEMGIDHFIENKLK, from the coding sequence ATGAATATTAGAAGAGGAAAAGCTGAGGACATGAAAGCCGTTTTAGGACTGATTCAGGAACTGGCTGATTTTGAAAAAGAGCCGGATGCCGTCCTGATCACTGTTGACGATTTAATCCGAGATGGTTTTGGTGCTAATCCGCTATTTCATGTTTTTGTTGCCGAAATTGAATCGGACACGAAGGAAATTGTAGGTATCGCCTTGTATTATTACCGTTATTCTACCTGGAAAGGAAAGATCCTTCATTTGGAAGATTTGGTTGTCAAGGAAAAAATGAGAGGTACTGGCTTGGGTTATGCCTTATATTCTGAAATCATCAAGCAGGCCAAGAAAGATCAGGTTCGCCGGATTGACTGGCATGTGCTGGACTGGAATACTCCTGCAATTGAGTTTTACGAAAAAACCGGGGCGAAGTATTTAAAAGACTGGTCTGTTGTGCAAATGGACGAAATGGGGATCGACCATTTCATCGAGAACAAATTAAAATAA
- a CDS encoding deoxycytidylate deaminase, whose protein sequence is MEKKKLNKYDKAYLRIATEWGLLSYCNRKKVGAIIVRDRMIISDGYNGTPTGFENCCEDHEGLTRWDVLHAEANAILKVARSTQSCEGATLYITLSPCKECSKLIHQSGIKRVVYHHGYRDDSGIQFLIKAGVEVEHIPILEE, encoded by the coding sequence ATGGAGAAGAAAAAATTAAATAAATACGATAAAGCTTATCTTAGAATAGCAACCGAATGGGGGCTTTTGTCTTATTGCAACCGTAAAAAAGTAGGAGCAATAATCGTTCGCGACCGAATGATTATTTCTGATGGTTATAATGGAACACCAACTGGGTTCGAAAATTGCTGTGAAGACCATGAAGGATTGACGCGTTGGGATGTTCTGCATGCCGAAGCCAATGCCATCCTAAAAGTGGCCAGATCAACGCAGTCTTGCGAAGGAGCTACTTTGTATATTACACTTTCTCCTTGTAAAGAATGCAGTAAATTAATTCATCAATCCGGTATAAAAAGAGTAGTCTATCACCATGGTTATCGTGACGATTCCGGAATCCAGTTTTTAATTAAGGCCGGAGTTGAAGTGGAGCATATCCCGATATTAGAAGAATAA
- a CDS encoding HupE/UreJ family protein, which produces MSQFWIYFQIGLQHVLDIKAYDHVLFLIALAIPFSFKDWKRIVLLVTLFTVGHTMALLLSVMGIIAIKVNVVELLIPITILITALFNLFTAGKSNKKESINLIFFVTLFFGIIHGLGFSNYFKSILGGSATSKLLPLAEFALGIEAAQIIVVFVVLILSYIVQTVFRFSKRDWTLVMSAFVIGVVLPMIIENEIWTR; this is translated from the coding sequence ATGTCGCAGTTTTGGATTTACTTTCAAATAGGATTACAACACGTTTTGGATATCAAAGCCTATGATCATGTTTTATTTTTAATCGCTCTTGCAATTCCTTTTTCTTTTAAAGATTGGAAACGAATCGTTTTATTGGTGACCCTTTTTACAGTAGGGCATACGATGGCTTTGTTGCTTTCGGTGATGGGAATTATTGCCATAAAAGTGAATGTGGTTGAGTTGTTAATTCCTATTACGATCTTAATAACGGCATTGTTTAACCTTTTTACCGCCGGGAAATCCAATAAAAAGGAAAGCATCAATTTGATTTTTTTTGTTACCCTTTTCTTTGGTATCATACATGGCCTAGGTTTTTCAAATTACTTCAAATCGATTCTGGGCGGAAGTGCGACCTCTAAATTACTTCCTTTGGCCGAATTTGCTTTGGGGATTGAGGCGGCTCAAATTATTGTCGTTTTTGTAGTGTTGATTTTGTCGTATATTGTACAAACCGTTTTTAGATTTTCTAAAAGGGATTGGACTTTGGTGATGTCGGCATTTGTGATTGGAGTGGTGTTGCCAATGATTATTGAGAATGAAATTTGGACGAGATAA
- a CDS encoding aspartate kinase, whose product MRVFKFGGASVKDAAGVKNVYDVLQTVGYEDVLLVVSAMGKTTNALEAVIKDYFDKSAGLQSSVQEVKKYHNQILLDLFEDDKNAVFTAVNALFSDLEYFLAHNKSPNYNFVYDQIVSYGELISTTILSHFMNHMGIQTQWIDVRSFIKTNSNYRDAEVDWDLTQKNISKNVKRKILNITQGFLGSDENNFTTTLGREGSDYTAAIFAYCLNADSVTIWKDVPGVMNADPRYFENARLLNHISYREAIELAFYGATVIHPKTLQPLQKKEIPLYVKSFINPLLEGTEVSKGAALEPYLPCFIVKKNQLLISLSSIDFSFIMEENISSIFSLFHQFKIKVNLIQNSAISFSVCVEDKFDNFKQLNTILSKNFKVDFTENVTLYTIRHFNEDAALTVENGKTVLLKQISTETMQIVTSGN is encoded by the coding sequence ATGAGAGTATTCAAATTTGGTGGCGCTTCCGTCAAAGATGCAGCGGGAGTTAAAAACGTTTACGATGTGCTACAAACGGTAGGTTATGAGGATGTACTTCTGGTGGTTTCGGCCATGGGAAAAACCACCAATGCGCTTGAAGCGGTTATTAAAGACTATTTCGATAAATCGGCAGGCTTGCAATCCTCTGTTCAAGAGGTAAAAAAATACCACAATCAAATCCTTTTGGATTTATTTGAGGATGATAAAAATGCCGTTTTCACGGCGGTAAATGCTCTTTTTAGTGATTTGGAATACTTTTTAGCCCATAACAAATCGCCGAATTACAATTTTGTCTACGACCAAATTGTGAGTTATGGCGAGTTGATTTCGACAACGATCCTTAGCCATTTCATGAATCACATGGGCATACAAACCCAATGGATTGATGTGAGGAGTTTTATAAAAACCAATTCGAATTACAGAGATGCCGAAGTGGATTGGGATTTGACCCAAAAGAACATTTCTAAAAATGTAAAACGAAAAATTTTAAATATTACCCAAGGATTTTTAGGCTCTGACGAGAATAATTTCACCACCACTTTAGGTCGTGAAGGTTCTGATTATACTGCCGCCATTTTTGCCTATTGCCTGAATGCTGACAGTGTGACCATCTGGAAAGATGTACCAGGAGTGATGAATGCTGATCCGCGCTATTTTGAAAATGCCCGTTTGCTGAATCATATTTCGTATAGAGAAGCAATCGAATTGGCTTTTTACGGGGCCACGGTAATTCACCCTAAAACCTTGCAACCTTTACAGAAAAAAGAAATTCCTTTGTATGTAAAATCTTTTATCAATCCGCTCTTAGAAGGAACAGAAGTTTCAAAAGGAGCCGCTTTGGAACCCTATTTGCCTTGTTTTATCGTCAAAAAGAATCAGTTATTGATTTCGCTTTCCTCGATTGATTTTTCTTTCATTATGGAGGAAAACATCAGCAGTATTTTTTCTTTGTTTCACCAATTCAAGATCAAAGTCAACCTGATCCAGAACTCGGCGATTAGTTTTTCGGTATGCGTCGAAGACAAATTTGATAATTTCAAACAGCTGAATACCATTTTATCCAAAAATTTTAAAGTCGACTTTACTGAAAATGTAACGCTTTATACCATCAGACATTTCAATGAAGATGCCGCTTTAACAGTAGAAAACGGCAAAACGGTACTGTTAAAACAAATCAGTACGGAAACCATGCAGATTGTGACAAGTGGGAATTAA
- a CDS encoding PorP/SprF family type IX secretion system membrane protein: MKEKFTGLFLFFLTAVGYAQQDSQYTQYMYNTININPAYAGSREAMSIFVLHRAQWVGLDGAPVTNTVSLHTPMNSSDVGLGFSIVNDKIGPSDESTISADFSYTIPTSETLKLSFGLKASASLLNIDFINKLSKYDLNDYQFETNIDNKFSPNIGAGVYLHSENSYIGLSVPNFLETKHFDRYASRGANSHVAAEKMHYYLIAGHVFDLSSEVKFKPSVLTKLVQGAPLQVDLSGNFLINDKVMAGVAYRWSAALSAMVGFQVNDSWFIGYSYDLETTRLENYNSGSHEIFLRYELFNRYDKMVSPRFF; this comes from the coding sequence ATGAAAGAGAAGTTTACAGGATTGTTTTTATTTTTTTTAACAGCCGTTGGCTATGCCCAACAAGATTCGCAGTACACCCAATACATGTACAATACCATTAACATCAACCCTGCTTATGCCGGATCCAGGGAGGCGATGAGTATTTTTGTACTGCATCGGGCGCAGTGGGTAGGTCTGGATGGGGCTCCGGTAACCAATACCGTCTCGCTCCATACTCCTATGAACAGCAGTGATGTGGGACTGGGGTTTTCAATTGTCAATGATAAAATTGGACCTTCAGATGAGAGTACCATTTCCGCTGATTTCTCCTATACGATTCCTACTTCCGAAACTCTTAAATTGTCTTTCGGATTGAAGGCAAGCGCCAGCCTACTTAATATTGATTTTATTAATAAGCTGAGCAAATACGATTTGAATGATTATCAGTTTGAGACCAATATCGACAATAAGTTTTCTCCCAATATTGGAGCGGGAGTGTATTTGCATTCTGAAAATAGTTATATCGGTCTTTCGGTTCCTAATTTTTTAGAAACCAAACATTTTGATCGTTATGCCAGTAGAGGAGCCAACAGTCATGTTGCCGCCGAAAAAATGCATTATTATCTAATAGCCGGTCATGTTTTTGATTTGAGTTCTGAAGTAAAGTTTAAGCCATCAGTTCTGACTAAGTTGGTTCAGGGTGCACCACTTCAAGTAGATTTGTCCGGAAACTTTTTGATTAATGATAAAGTGATGGCAGGGGTAGCCTACCGTTGGAGCGCAGCTTTGAGTGCGATGGTTGGTTTTCAGGTCAATGATTCTTGGTTCATTGGATACAGCTATGATTTAGAAACCACCCGATTGGAAAATTACAATTCGGGTTCCCATGAGATATTTTTGAGATACGAATTGTTTAATAGGTACGATAAAATGGTTTCTCCAAGATTTTTCTAA
- a CDS encoding DUF4041 domain-containing protein produces MGFFDFLKKKEFEEICTLQEKLEKFKTITDIQNEVDNKKNELELLIQNKTNEILEKEKELNKVISDKEIELNSIIENKKLAINYIRKDFDELKLNYETSFETYTRLRKDVSLYESKLDLIEFGIYEPVYEFNKSEDYRTEQNKIIEKQRQLIKQGKAVICETKWTINGSETKGRVSVNRYVKLVLKAFNGECNSLIAKVKWNNVNQMKLRILNSFETLNKLGKSQEIFIQLEFLKLKMNELFLEYEYQAKKQKEKEELREIREELKEEERALREFEREEREAEKEEDKFKIELDKAKKGLGLASGKEFEKLQNKIEKLEIELQNAQVKKERAISMAQQTKRGHVYIISNIGSFGEDVYKIGMTRRLEPSDRVYELGNASVPFKFDIHAMIYSEEARSLENELHKAFEDKKINMLNYRKEFFKVSLDEIENKIKELGFGAEFTKYPEAMQFRETEAILNRINSKEKIKTVEEIIAEEYPNTLN; encoded by the coding sequence ATGGGATTTTTCGATTTTCTAAAAAAGAAAGAATTTGAAGAAATATGTACTCTTCAAGAAAAACTTGAAAAGTTTAAAACTATTACTGATATTCAAAATGAAGTTGACAATAAAAAGAACGAACTAGAATTGCTTATCCAAAATAAAACAAATGAAATTTTAGAGAAAGAAAAAGAACTTAATAAAGTTATTTCAGATAAAGAAATTGAATTAAATTCAATTATTGAGAACAAAAAACTAGCAATAAATTATATACGAAAAGATTTTGACGAATTAAAACTGAATTATGAGACTTCATTCGAAACTTATACTCGCCTTCGAAAAGATGTAAGTCTGTATGAATCAAAATTAGATTTAATAGAATTTGGTATTTATGAACCTGTTTACGAATTTAATAAATCTGAAGATTATCGAACTGAGCAAAATAAAATAATTGAAAAACAAAGACAATTAATAAAGCAAGGTAAAGCTGTAATATGTGAAACAAAATGGACAATTAATGGTAGTGAAACAAAAGGTAGAGTTTCGGTAAATAGATACGTAAAATTAGTTTTAAAGGCTTTTAATGGAGAATGTAATTCATTGATTGCAAAAGTAAAATGGAATAATGTAAATCAAATGAAATTGCGAATTCTAAATTCATTTGAAACATTAAATAAACTAGGAAAAAGTCAAGAAATTTTTATTCAACTTGAATTTTTAAAATTAAAAATGAATGAATTATTTTTAGAATATGAATATCAGGCAAAAAAACAAAAAGAAAAAGAAGAATTAAGAGAAATTAGAGAAGAACTGAAAGAAGAAGAGAGAGCTTTAAGGGAATTTGAAAGAGAAGAAAGAGAAGCCGAAAAGGAAGAAGATAAATTTAAAATTGAATTAGACAAAGCAAAAAAAGGATTAGGTTTAGCTTCAGGTAAAGAATTTGAAAAACTTCAAAATAAAATTGAAAAATTGGAAATTGAGTTGCAAAATGCTCAAGTTAAAAAAGAAAGAGCGATATCAATGGCTCAGCAAACAAAACGTGGTCATGTTTACATAATTTCAAATATTGGTTCTTTTGGAGAAGATGTGTATAAAATAGGAATGACAAGAAGGTTAGAGCCGTCTGATAGAGTTTATGAATTGGGAAATGCATCAGTTCCATTTAAGTTTGACATACATGCGATGATATATTCCGAAGAAGCAAGAAGTTTAGAAAATGAATTACATAAAGCTTTTGAAGATAAAAAAATCAATATGTTAAATTATAGAAAGGAATTTTTTAAAGTAAGTTTAGATGAAATCGAAAATAAAATAAAAGAATTAGGATTTGGAGCAGAATTCACAAAATATCCTGAAGCTATGCAATTTAGAGAAACAGAAGCAATCTTAAATAGAATAAATTCAAAAGAAAAAATCAAAACAGTTGAAGAAATTATAGCCGAAGAATATCCGAACACTCTAAATTAA
- the fbp gene encoding class 1 fructose-bisphosphatase encodes MKERNKTLGEFIIENQNAFQYSSGELSRIINSIRLAAKVVNYKVNKAGLVDIVGAAGEQNIQGEDQQKLDVYANEVFIQTLINREIVCGIASEENDDFITVEGSDQSHNNKYVVLMDPLDGSSNIDVNVSVGTIFSVYRRITPIGTPVTLEDFLQPGINQVAAGYVIYGTSTMIVYTTGHGVNGFTLNPAIGTFYLSHPNMQFSKDGNIYSINEGNYVHFPQGVKNYIKYCQSEEGDRPYTSRYIGSLVSDIHRNMIKGGIYIYPTSSKAPKGKLRLLYECNPMAFIVEQAGGKASDGFGRIMEIQPTELHQRVPFFCGSYNMVEKAEEFMNEAKLSKY; translated from the coding sequence ATGAAAGAACGCAATAAGACCTTAGGGGAATTTATCATCGAAAACCAAAATGCTTTTCAGTATTCATCAGGTGAATTATCCAGAATTATTAATTCAATTAGATTGGCGGCCAAGGTGGTCAACTACAAAGTGAACAAAGCGGGACTGGTTGACATCGTAGGAGCGGCCGGAGAACAAAATATTCAGGGAGAAGACCAGCAAAAATTGGATGTATATGCCAATGAGGTTTTTATCCAGACTTTAATAAATAGGGAGATTGTATGCGGTATCGCTTCCGAAGAAAATGATGATTTTATTACCGTAGAAGGCAGCGATCAAAGTCATAACAACAAATATGTGGTTTTGATGGATCCGCTCGATGGTTCTTCAAATATTGATGTCAATGTTTCGGTGGGGACTATTTTTTCGGTTTATAGAAGAATTACACCCATAGGCACACCGGTAACATTAGAAGATTTTCTGCAACCGGGAATCAATCAAGTCGCCGCAGGCTATGTGATTTATGGTACTTCGACGATGATTGTTTATACCACCGGTCATGGCGTAAACGGATTTACATTAAACCCCGCTATTGGAACCTTCTATTTGTCGCATCCTAATATGCAGTTTTCTAAGGACGGCAATATTTATTCGATAAATGAGGGGAATTATGTTCATTTTCCCCAAGGAGTAAAAAATTATATCAAGTATTGTCAATCCGAAGAAGGAGATCGTCCTTATACTTCTCGTTATATAGGTAGCTTGGTTTCGGATATTCACAGAAACATGATTAAAGGCGGAATTTATATTTATCCTACCAGTTCCAAAGCGCCAAAAGGCAAATTGCGCTTGCTGTACGAATGCAATCCGATGGCTTTTATAGTGGAGCAGGCCGGCGGAAAAGCCTCTGATGGTTTTGGAAGAATTATGGAAATTCAACCTACAGAACTGCATCAAAGAGTTCCCTTTTTCTGCGGTAGTTATAATATGGTCGAGAAAGCAGAGGAATTTATGAACGAGGCGAAATTAAGCAAGTATTAA
- a CDS encoding OmpA family protein, whose translation MKIQNIFYSLFLTALSFQSYGQKTAVEAADKQYERYAYVDAIATYERVAEKGYKDEKMFQKLGNAYYFNADLAKAAHWYSELFAMNQEQQAEYYYRYSQALKSIGDYAKADKMLEQFNKKSGNDQRAKLFMENKNYLKDIKANSGRYTIADAGINSEYSDYGSSFFNNKLVFASARDTGGVSKKIFRWTNQTFTNLYSSEVNANGNLNSPVLFDKKINSKFHESTPVFTNDGKTMYFTRNNYLNGRKGEDDKKITLLKIYKATRAEDGKWVNITALPFNSDQYNVAHPTLSPNGETLYFSSDMPGTLGQSDLFKVAILKDGTYGKPENLGSAINTEGRETFPFVSADNELYFASDGRPGLGGLDLFVAKMKEQGGFEEIQNLGAPVNSPADDFAFLIDANSRTGFFTSNRPGGKGYDDIYKFTEIKKMSCEQSLSGVISDQDTGLVLANSVVSLFDEKFVLLKETKADENGYYDFQLICGKTYYVRATQDSYETKEEAVTIAKNSGRTNLSLALTKASCKVAVGDDLGKCFGIKMIYFDLDKSLIRKEAAFELEKILDVMKQYPKMKIDVRSHTDSRQTAQYNLALSDRRAKSTVAWLIKNGIAADRLTAKGYGESQLVNKCSDAVKCSEEEHQANRRSEFIILALE comes from the coding sequence ATGAAAATACAAAATATATTTTACAGTCTTTTTTTAACGGCACTTTCTTTTCAAAGTTACGGACAAAAAACAGCTGTGGAAGCAGCTGATAAACAATACGAACGTTATGCTTATGTGGATGCAATAGCCACTTATGAGCGTGTGGCCGAAAAGGGATACAAAGACGAAAAAATGTTCCAAAAACTAGGGAATGCCTATTATTTTAATGCTGATTTGGCCAAGGCAGCGCATTGGTATAGCGAACTTTTTGCAATGAATCAGGAGCAGCAAGCCGAATATTATTATCGTTATTCGCAGGCACTCAAGTCAATTGGAGATTATGCCAAAGCCGATAAAATGTTGGAGCAGTTCAATAAAAAATCAGGTAATGACCAAAGAGCAAAACTCTTTATGGAAAACAAGAATTATCTGAAAGACATTAAGGCCAATTCAGGGCGCTATACCATTGCAGATGCAGGGATTAATTCAGAATACTCCGATTATGGGAGTTCTTTCTTTAATAATAAATTAGTGTTTGCCTCTGCTCGTGATACTGGAGGAGTTTCCAAAAAAATCTTTCGATGGACCAATCAAACATTTACCAACCTCTACAGTTCGGAGGTGAATGCGAATGGGAATCTGAACAGCCCGGTCTTATTCGACAAGAAAATAAATTCTAAATTTCATGAGTCTACGCCAGTTTTTACTAACGATGGAAAGACCATGTATTTTACCCGAAATAATTATTTGAACGGAAGAAAAGGGGAGGATGATAAAAAAATCACGCTCTTGAAAATATATAAGGCAACGAGAGCTGAGGATGGAAAATGGGTTAATATAACCGCACTTCCTTTTAACAGCGACCAATACAATGTAGCGCATCCGACTTTGAGTCCAAATGGCGAAACCCTTTATTTTTCCTCTGACATGCCGGGGACTTTAGGGCAATCGGATTTATTTAAGGTAGCCATACTAAAGGATGGTACTTATGGCAAACCGGAGAATTTAGGCAGTGCAATCAATACCGAAGGAAGGGAAACCTTCCCCTTTGTATCCGCCGATAATGAGCTCTATTTTGCCAGTGACGGACGCCCGGGTTTGGGTGGTTTGGACTTATTTGTAGCCAAAATGAAAGAGCAAGGCGGCTTTGAAGAAATTCAGAATTTAGGGGCGCCGGTAAATAGTCCTGCTGACGACTTTGCTTTTTTGATAGATGCCAACAGCCGTACCGGTTTTTTTACGTCTAACAGGCCTGGGGGGAAAGGCTATGACGATATCTATAAGTTTACTGAGATTAAAAAGATGAGCTGTGAGCAATCTTTGTCTGGTGTTATTAGCGATCAGGATACGGGCTTGGTTTTGGCCAATTCGGTGGTGAGCTTATTTGATGAAAAATTTGTTCTTTTAAAAGAGACTAAGGCTGATGAAAACGGCTATTATGATTTTCAGCTAATTTGCGGAAAAACCTATTATGTGAGAGCCACACAAGACAGCTACGAGACAAAGGAAGAGGCTGTGACTATTGCCAAGAACTCTGGCAGAACCAATCTTTCGTTGGCTTTAACCAAAGCAAGCTGTAAGGTGGCCGTTGGAGATGATTTGGGAAAATGTTTTGGCATAAAAATGATTTATTTCGATTTGGATAAATCCTTAATCCGAAAAGAAGCGGCCTTTGAACTGGAGAAAATCCTCGATGTCATGAAACAATATCCAAAAATGAAAATCGATGTCCGTTCACATACCGACAGCCGTCAAACAGCCCAATACAATTTAGCATTGTCAGATAGAAGAGCTAAATCTACGGTGGCTTGGTTGATCAAAAACGGTATTGCTGCGGATCGATTGACCGCTAAGGGCTATGGGGAAAGTCAGCTGGTCAACAAATGCAGTGATGCTGTCAAATGTTCAGAGGAAGAACATCAAGCCAATAGGCGAAGTGAATTTATTATTCTTGCGTTAGAATAA
- a CDS encoding TerB family tellurite resistance protein, which yields MSFSDLFDSEFKQRNKGHFSAIVRVALADGICAPEEKTFLDKLATKLEISAEEYEEILENPLKYPINPPYLYTQRLERLYDLARMVHVDHQLGDKQETLLQRIGLALGFTPGNVKHIIAKALSLVDKKVDLDTFVFEMQNMNK from the coding sequence ATGTCATTTTCAGATTTATTTGATAGCGAATTTAAACAACGAAATAAAGGTCATTTTTCTGCCATTGTTCGCGTAGCTTTAGCTGACGGCATCTGTGCCCCAGAGGAAAAAACCTTTTTAGACAAATTAGCTACTAAACTAGAGATTTCTGCCGAAGAGTATGAAGAAATTTTAGAAAACCCGTTAAAATACCCAATCAATCCCCCGTATTTATACACGCAAAGATTGGAGCGTTTATATGATTTAGCCCGAATGGTTCACGTGGATCATCAACTAGGAGACAAACAAGAAACCCTGTTGCAAAGAATTGGTCTTGCTTTAGGTTTCACTCCGGGAAATGTTAAGCACATTATTGCCAAAGCACTTTCTTTGGTAGATAAAAAAGTAGATTTGGACACTTTTGTCTTTGAAATGCAAAACATGAACAAATAA